A single Inediibacterium massiliense DNA region contains:
- a CDS encoding DUF3783 domain-containing protein: protein MTILKNRSIAFLIVFMMSIGIWPTSAFAKETHDENMKKSILENCSVTLEKEGKFLEGDTPLVSIASSNVKEGASAITVDISGHIPDGSILIIQSYPKDETYKFGADGNGVFVANKSPLMDGVGQNISIVNTSNMTTDKKLIAVILNSGQVIAQSQPVEIISSHTSDPFDPFVLEFVDDIYEGDTSVALKVGYDDKITGGRLLLHQDDTNSSSPNLDHQIANVSLQKGENVKIRVSGENKLVAGKKIAASIYYCKPGTEDVYKYYTTKQITIQPKKTQAGISIVNTEFKKDSTFATVQINGCDEYIGGQLIICQYPSSQNEFDPDHPSTKRIYQTTFNKQGKNTYEFTQNTPLVAGNKVIAYLYKYDEATDHIKTKYSKAVSIISEGGEVVPSKVEIATSNVRVGDSSIWVTSDFDEISKNGRLIIYEYEGNEFNPSKSSNVILYSDAVSPSKNSKKVVFDSEKLPLKGGWNLKAALLLTDKGNYPNPEFKYSEPIQIQTAPVIKTPTVTINEKEITEGDTKMNVSVTYDKNIKSATYTVYEYEGETLNKEAPTTKILNLGIASKWTRFPINFLVDQRPLKPGSKIVVVLKVITDENKTIEYNSNVITVGARPDWETSTIALEAASIKTNAKSVPVTIRYNEGYHTLDEFYCNVTLYQYPANITDFDYEESYAERIGTLNGTVEKPIRGEGIEVPIMNHIELKEGYKLIAKLRLPHVEWEGEEVDYLSGFANIIGENTKETKAMVLLYQLGEDSARGSKVRQILKDLNIEVKTIEKSHINETIGYLAELDKYETANNPYNGDDYDTEFIIMSALSESKLDAFLYAMMEQNLRINHKAAVTDTNKDWTFKQLIGDIADEHEVFMALLELDKLVKKAQEFNKDGYDSEKWELFQEKLKGALDVLTSVEPALSDLQNAATNLKNAMLDLTGRIEMVGRVVLDCIQIEDTYTVKASVVGAPENATYTYLWSNGSRESYVTGMTLDDLLKLSVTVTGSDKFFGSLPKAHLKGANAVSSPSISAGNNTILLSWPKAENQENTPKVLEYIVDVFEGDTFVKTMRVSGDCNHINIDELKNDTTYTLKLYAVNVIGRSDIIMLTGKPKKSNSSSSSKSNRSSNHSSNEGSVNSKSIVNITESKVNNAVIATIKLEEKVNHNGSMVLSVSKDDITSAIQEAKKVGRSNKDFVVQLKVKTQSLDTMKVKLPIEVQKSLIDVDVKSLDIMSDNVSAKFDKESLKEIRKQAVGEVEMSVSKGTKLSLSNEAKAVLRDRPVYDFKLTRENKLNISDFGKGKVEIGIPYKLAKDEKANGIFMAYIDEKGNAHVVEGSYYDEKNKMAIGKADHFSVYGIGYKEVKENVKETIKAIDPSFIDTADHWAKDHIDFVVGKGILTGTSKNTFSPDLFMTRGMCVTALGRLNGVDISNYKTNSFTDVQKDSYYAAYVEWANEKGIVSGVGNSQFAPERPITREEMAVIMNNYAKVMGNTLPKSKEMVSFADEQNISTWAKEAVTQMQQAGIISGKNENKFVPKGTATRAEVSTVLRYFIELVMDKT from the coding sequence ATGACAATACTAAAAAACAGGTCAATTGCCTTTTTAATTGTATTTATGATGTCGATTGGAATATGGCCCACATCAGCATTTGCAAAAGAAACTCATGATGAAAATATGAAAAAGAGTATATTAGAGAATTGCTCTGTAACCTTAGAAAAGGAGGGCAAATTTTTAGAAGGGGATACTCCTTTAGTTTCTATTGCATCTTCTAATGTAAAAGAAGGGGCATCTGCTATTACAGTAGATATATCTGGACATATTCCTGATGGAAGCATACTAATTATTCAAAGCTATCCTAAAGATGAGACTTATAAATTTGGTGCGGATGGGAATGGCGTATTTGTAGCTAATAAAAGTCCATTGATGGATGGAGTAGGTCAAAACATTTCTATAGTGAATACTAGTAATATGACTACAGATAAGAAATTGATTGCTGTAATCTTAAACAGTGGCCAAGTTATTGCTCAATCACAACCAGTAGAAATTATTTCATCTCATACCTCTGATCCATTCGATCCATTTGTATTAGAATTTGTGGATGATATTTATGAAGGAGATACCTCTGTAGCTTTAAAAGTAGGTTATGATGATAAAATTACAGGGGGACGTTTACTGCTTCATCAAGATGATACAAATAGTTCTTCTCCTAATTTGGATCATCAAATTGCTAATGTTTCATTACAAAAGGGTGAAAATGTTAAGATTAGGGTATCAGGTGAAAATAAGCTAGTGGCAGGTAAAAAAATAGCTGCATCTATTTATTATTGTAAGCCTGGTACAGAGGATGTTTACAAATATTATACAACAAAACAAATTACGATTCAGCCTAAGAAAACCCAAGCAGGTATTTCTATTGTGAATACAGAGTTTAAAAAAGATTCTACTTTCGCAACTGTACAAATTAATGGATGCGATGAATATATTGGTGGGCAATTAATTATTTGCCAATATCCTTCATCTCAAAATGAATTTGATCCAGATCATCCTAGCACAAAGCGTATTTATCAGACAACATTTAATAAACAAGGAAAAAATACTTATGAATTTACTCAAAATACACCATTAGTAGCTGGAAATAAAGTAATTGCTTATTTATATAAATATGATGAGGCTACAGATCATATTAAGACCAAATATTCAAAAGCTGTATCTATTATTTCTGAAGGTGGGGAAGTAGTTCCATCTAAGGTTGAAATCGCAACATCTAATGTACGAGTAGGGGATAGTAGTATATGGGTGACTAGTGATTTTGATGAAATAAGTAAAAATGGAAGATTAATTATTTACGAATATGAAGGAAATGAATTTAATCCATCTAAATCAAGTAATGTAATATTGTATAGTGACGCTGTATCCCCTTCAAAAAATAGCAAAAAGGTTGTGTTTGATAGTGAGAAACTTCCATTAAAAGGAGGCTGGAATTTAAAGGCTGCTCTTTTATTAACAGATAAAGGAAATTATCCTAATCCTGAATTTAAGTATTCTGAACCTATTCAAATTCAGACAGCACCAGTAATAAAAACTCCTACAGTGACAATCAATGAAAAGGAAATTACTGAAGGTGATACAAAGATGAATGTATCTGTAACCTATGATAAAAATATAAAAAGTGCTACATATACAGTATATGAATATGAAGGGGAGACGTTAAACAAAGAGGCACCGACTACTAAAATTCTTAATTTAGGCATAGCTTCAAAATGGACTCGCTTTCCTATTAATTTTTTAGTAGATCAAAGACCTTTAAAGCCAGGTTCAAAAATTGTTGTTGTTTTAAAGGTTATAACAGATGAAAACAAAACAATAGAATACAATTCTAATGTAATTACAGTTGGTGCACGTCCAGATTGGGAAACTTCTACAATTGCATTAGAAGCCGCATCTATCAAAACAAATGCCAAAAGTGTACCTGTAACGATCCGTTACAACGAGGGATATCATACTTTGGATGAATTTTATTGTAATGTAACTTTATATCAATATCCAGCAAATATTACGGACTTTGACTATGAAGAGTCATATGCAGAGCGTATTGGAACATTAAATGGAACAGTAGAAAAGCCTATTCGTGGTGAAGGCATTGAAGTTCCTATAATGAATCATATAGAATTAAAAGAAGGTTATAAATTAATAGCTAAGCTTCGTCTTCCACATGTAGAATGGGAAGGAGAAGAAGTAGATTATCTTTCTGGTTTTGCTAATATTATTGGTGAAAATACAAAAGAAACCAAAGCCATGGTATTATTATATCAACTTGGGGAAGATAGTGCGAGAGGTTCTAAAGTCAGACAAATTCTTAAAGATTTAAATATTGAAGTAAAAACCATTGAAAAATCACACATTAATGAAACAATAGGGTATTTGGCTGAATTAGATAAATATGAAACAGCAAATAATCCTTATAATGGTGATGATTATGATACAGAATTTATCATTATGAGTGCTTTGAGCGAATCAAAGCTAGATGCTTTTTTATATGCTATGATGGAGCAAAATTTACGTATTAATCATAAAGCAGCAGTAACAGATACAAATAAAGATTGGACATTTAAACAGTTGATTGGGGACATTGCAGACGAACATGAAGTTTTCATGGCTTTATTAGAGTTAGACAAATTAGTCAAAAAAGCACAAGAGTTCAATAAGGATGGATATGATTCTGAAAAGTGGGAATTATTTCAAGAAAAATTAAAAGGTGCTCTGGATGTATTAACTTCTGTTGAGCCTGCTCTTTCTGACCTTCAAAATGCAGCTACTAATTTAAAAAATGCTATGTTAGATTTGACAGGAAGAATTGAGATGGTGGGTCGTGTTGTTCTAGATTGTATTCAAATAGAAGATACATATACTGTAAAGGCTTCTGTTGTAGGAGCTCCTGAGAATGCAACCTATACATATTTATGGAGTAATGGTTCTAGAGAATCTTATGTCACTGGAATGACTTTGGATGACCTTTTAAAATTGTCCGTAACTGTAACAGGATCTGATAAATTTTTTGGTTCTTTACCAAAAGCACATTTAAAAGGAGCAAATGCTGTAAGTTCGCCTAGTATTTCAGCTGGGAACAATACAATCCTACTTAGTTGGCCTAAAGCAGAAAATCAAGAAAATACTCCTAAGGTATTAGAATATATTGTAGATGTTTTTGAGGGAGATACGTTTGTCAAGACTATGCGAGTTTCTGGTGATTGTAATCATATAAATATTGATGAATTGAAAAATGATACAACATATACTTTAAAATTATATGCAGTAAATGTGATTGGACGTAGTGATATAATCATGTTGACTGGAAAGCCTAAAAAAAGTAATTCTAGTTCATCAAGCAAATCCAATAGATCTTCTAATCATAGCTCTAATGAAGGAAGTGTGAATTCAAAATCCATAGTAAATATTACTGAAAGCAAAGTGAACAATGCTGTAATTGCTACAATAAAACTAGAAGAAAAAGTGAATCACAATGGTAGTATGGTATTAAGTGTTTCTAAAGATGATATAACATCAGCTATTCAAGAAGCAAAAAAAGTAGGAAGATCGAATAAGGATTTTGTAGTGCAATTAAAAGTAAAAACTCAATCATTAGATACGATGAAAGTGAAACTTCCAATAGAGGTACAAAAATCTTTGATTGATGTAGATGTGAAAAGTTTAGATATTATGAGTGACAATGTTTCAGCTAAATTTGATAAAGAAAGCTTAAAAGAAATTAGAAAACAGGCAGTAGGAGAAGTTGAAATGTCTGTGTCTAAAGGTACAAAGTTGTCTTTATCTAATGAAGCAAAAGCAGTGCTTAGAGATAGACCTGTGTATGATTTTAAATTGACACGAGAAAATAAACTAAATATAAGTGACTTTGGAAAAGGAAAGGTAGAAATTGGAATTCCTTACAAGCTAGCTAAAGACGAAAAAGCAAATGGCATTTTTATGGCATATATAGATGAAAAGGGCAATGCACATGTTGTAGAAGGTTCTTACTATGATGAAAAAAATAAAATGGCCATTGGAAAAGCAGATCATTTTTCAGTTTATGGTATTGGATACAAGGAAGTAAAAGAAAATGTAAAAGAAACTATAAAAGCTATAGATCCTTCTTTTATAGATACAGCTGATCATTGGGCAAAAGATCATATTGATTTTGTAGTGGGTAAAGGGATTTTAACAGGAACAAGTAAAAATACTTTCTCACCAGATCTTTTTATGACAAGAGGTATGTGTGTAACAGCTCTTGGTAGACTAAATGGAGTGGATATAAGCAATTACAAAACCAATAGTTTTACAGATGTACAAAAAGATAGCTACTATGCAGCTTATGTGGAGTGGGCAAATGAAAAAGGCATTGTAAGTGGTGTTGGAAATAGTCAGTTTGCACCTGAAAGACCTATTACACGTGAAGAAATGGCAGTGATTATGAATAATTACGCAAAAGTTATGGGAAATACCCTTCCTAAATCAAAGGAAATGGTTTCTTTTGCAGATGAACAAAATATTAGCACGTGGGCGAAGGAGGCTGTAACCCAAATGCAACAGGCAGGTATTATTTCTGGAAAAAATGAAAATAAATTTGTTCCAAAGGGAACAGCAACTCGTGCAGAAGTAAGTACAGTGCTACGATATTTTATAGAACTAGTAATGGATAAGACGTAA
- a CDS encoding permease, protein MIEKKKEEQNLSNVFSFGIILFAVMYFLFSVMRSIEVDLSGLEVFNTVFTSILMQAFPFMLIGILVSSIMHFFVPDEWIVKIFPIKYGLGFLTAMFIGLFLPVCECAIIPVMNRLVRKGVPIPIAITFMLSAPIINPIVILSTLYAFPNHPQIMFMRVSLGLFIALIIGLVMARSSNSVSIFLDDCSNHSNTTKHDSVRCSCHNHDEERCNEKGMKGKIKNLFLHAGEEFFSVGKYLILGAFITSLIQMMIPRDVFVQLGAKRGIALIVMMSMAFLFSACSTSDAFIARSFLSRFSVGSIMGFLVFGPMMDMKNLLMLFANFRKSFVIKLSLLIVILNFLILNFLSILFF, encoded by the coding sequence ATGATAGAAAAGAAAAAAGAAGAACAAAACTTATCAAATGTATTTTCTTTTGGGATCATTCTTTTTGCAGTTATGTATTTTCTATTTTCTGTTATGAGATCTATTGAAGTTGATTTATCAGGATTAGAAGTGTTTAACACAGTTTTTACTAGTATACTTATGCAGGCATTTCCTTTTATGTTGATTGGTATACTGGTTTCTTCTATAATGCATTTTTTTGTACCAGATGAATGGATAGTCAAGATTTTTCCAATAAAATATGGTTTGGGATTTTTGACAGCAATGTTTATAGGACTGTTCCTTCCTGTATGTGAATGTGCTATTATTCCAGTTATGAATCGTCTTGTAAGAAAAGGAGTACCTATACCTATTGCTATAACTTTTATGCTTTCTGCTCCCATTATAAATCCTATTGTAATTTTATCTACTTTATATGCTTTTCCTAATCATCCTCAAATCATGTTTATGAGAGTGTCATTAGGATTATTTATTGCCTTAATTATAGGATTAGTTATGGCACGATCTAGTAACAGTGTATCTATATTTTTGGATGATTGTTCGAATCATAGTAATACAACAAAACATGATAGTGTTAGATGCAGTTGCCATAATCATGATGAAGAAAGATGTAATGAAAAAGGAATGAAAGGAAAAATTAAAAATTTGTTTTTGCATGCTGGAGAAGAATTCTTTAGTGTAGGTAAATATCTTATTTTGGGAGCTTTCATTACAAGTTTAATTCAAATGATGATTCCAAGGGATGTATTTGTACAACTTGGTGCAAAAAGAGGCATTGCTCTTATTGTTATGATGAGTATGGCATTTTTGTTCTCAGCCTGTTCTACATCAGATGCTTTTATTGCAAGAAGCTTTTTAAGTAGATTTTCAGTGGGATCAATTATGGGATTTTTGGTTTTTGGACCTATGATGGATATGAAAAATTTATTAATGCTCTTTGCTAATTTTAGAAAGAGTTTTGTGATTAAACTTTCATTACTTATTGTTATTTTAAATTTTTTAATTTTGAATTTTTTATCGATTTTATTTTTTTAA
- a CDS encoding TIGR03943 family putative permease subunit: protein MKIKLYRVNINVSLKILVLFGFAYFYIYSVFTGLVRKYVHPRMIPYMICASIIMGIIVWVLLGELFRERNIKENSWTLLFFIIPLIMAITFPAKTFDSSIGTAGDLDISSETNITKNTQESFKSLNQKEMPIESSVGNNKLYNENTKYIHKEEIELQNGIIVIDSSNYYQYLNEIYENIDKYEGNKIEIVGFVFKDNKEFADNEFVPARLMMVCCAADMVPVGFLCRYEKAKELEVDSWVKVKGTICKEKFQENNIPFIEVISIEEADKPKEEYVYPY, encoded by the coding sequence ATGAAAATAAAACTATATAGAGTAAATATAAATGTTAGCTTGAAAATACTTGTGTTATTTGGATTTGCATATTTTTATATATATAGTGTATTTACAGGTTTAGTAAGGAAATATGTACATCCTAGGATGATTCCTTATATGATATGTGCATCAATAATAATGGGCATAATTGTATGGGTATTATTAGGAGAATTATTTAGAGAACGAAATATAAAAGAAAATTCTTGGACATTACTTTTTTTTATCATTCCATTAATTATGGCTATTACTTTCCCTGCGAAAACTTTTGATTCAAGTATAGGAACAGCGGGAGATCTTGACATTTCATCTGAAACAAATATTACTAAAAATACACAAGAATCGTTTAAGTCACTTAATCAAAAAGAGATGCCTATAGAAAGTAGTGTTGGGAATAATAAATTATATAATGAAAATACAAAATATATTCATAAAGAAGAAATTGAATTACAAAATGGCATTATTGTGATAGATAGTAGTAATTATTATCAATATTTAAATGAAATATATGAAAATATTGATAAATATGAAGGAAACAAGATAGAGATTGTAGGATTTGTATTTAAAGATAATAAAGAATTTGCTGATAATGAGTTTGTGCCTGCACGTTTGATGATGGTTTGCTGTGCAGCGGATATGGTTCCTGTAGGATTTTTATGTAGATATGAAAAAGCTAAAGAGTTAGAGGTTGATTCGTGGGTTAAAGTAAAGGGAACTATATGCAAAGAGAAATTTCAAGAAAATAATATACCGTTTATAGAAGTAATTAGCATCGAAGAAGCAGATAAACCGAAAGAAGAGTATGTTTATCCATATTAA